In Mesoplodon densirostris isolate mMesDen1 chromosome 2, mMesDen1 primary haplotype, whole genome shotgun sequence, the DNA window GCCCGGCAGCCGCGGCTCGCGCTCGCCCAAGTTCAGCAACCGGTTCGAGCGAAGCGGAGCGCACGTCCTCCTCTCTCTGCCACCTCCTTTTCTCTACCGCCGCCGCGGCAGCTTCCTTTGCAAAGGAAAGCTTTGCAAAAGTTCGCTCCGGGACCCGGCGGCCACTTGTCTCCTGTCCTCCTGGCCGGGAAACTTCTTGCCGCTGCAGCCGCTCTCCGGACTTCCCCGGACGGACAGTGGCCGCTCTCCACGCTGTCAGCAGCGCTAGCGCAGCTGGGCTCTCTCCGCCTGGGGGCGGCTGGAGAAGGGGCTCTCCCGGCGCTCCCCAGAACACCAGCCCGGGAGCCACAAGCACTAGCTCCGGGCCGttggagagaaaatggaaaagaaaataagatttgcAGTCCTTCCCAGCTGACTGTGCCTGTCTGCCTGCCTGCGTCCGCGTACCTCCACTCCCGCCTCACAGCTTCAGCCACACTCAGTGCAACTCTGAGCCCTTATCCAGCCCGAGCTCAACACTTATCTGCTACCAGTCAACCTCTAAAAATAGCCCATGATGTCACCCCAAGGCCTTCCCATTGGCTCGCGTCGCTCTCAGGGGGGCGGGCCCACCCGTCGCCATGGAGACCCCACCCTAGAAGATTCTTCTCTGGACCCGCGGAGGCTCACGGGATGAGGTAATGCTCTGTTGCCCTCCTACAGTTGGgcccttctttctcctcctccccccggCCTCCCCCTCCACGCGACTTGAGCCCCtgtcttccttctcccctccccggcGCGTCTTTCCCGGCCCGCCCGGTGCATTGTGGGCTGACGTCTTGGAGTTTGACTGCCTAGTGACGGTGGCTGCCGCGAGCCGGGCGGACTCGGGCGCTTGCAGCCTCTGAAGGAAGCGGGCTGAAGTTCAGGGCTCGGGGCGGGAAGGCAGGGTATGCGGGACCCAGAAGGCGGGGGAACCGGGCCAGGTGTCTGGGGCCGAGGGCGCGGGGCGGGTGGTATTTCCCCACCTCAGGGCTCGATGTCATTTCGCCGCCGCGAGGGGCGGGCCGGCTGAGCGCCCCGGaagtgcggggggggggggtgccggGAGTACCGCCCTTAAGGTGGCTCTGTTAAGTCCCCTGTGGGGACGAGTGAAAGTGGGCTTTTAAGTTTAGGGGCGGTTCTTGAGAGTCGGCCCCCCACGTTGAGAACGCTCAGAAGTTTGTCTCCTGATCAAGTTCAAGAGCGACTGTCTGGCTGCACCTGGAAGCCGAGTGATTTGCATTGCTTGAAACCTGGTGTTCAGCTAAGTCCCCGCCGcaccccacctcaccctcctGACCGTGGGAGAAAGGGTGCGGGGGTTCATAGCTTTGCCTCGGAGAGGAGATTTCTTACAGGAGGTGGAATTAGTCGAGTTGGGAACGAGCGTTTAGGGAATCCGAAACTCTGGGAACCCGGTGATCGCCTACTTCCCGCCCCCGCACAAGATGCATAGGCACACCACACATCCCACgcacacacgaacacacacacacacacaccactcttcCCGCCCTGATTTGCTTCCGGGAAAACTAGTCCGAGAGCTGCAGACACttgccaaaagtcacacagcGAGTCAGGAGTAGAATCAAGATTTAAAATTTCTCCGCTCCCGGCCGGCCGGTGGGCCCATTATCCTGTGTAGCCTCTAGGAAGCGCTAGACCCATGTAAGTGGTTCCTTTCTGTGGTTGTTATTTTattctcccccaacccctcacCCCTTAGGGACAAAAGTGTATGGTGGGAAGAAGAGCAAAGTCGGGAATCGTGGGTTCTCTCGTGGCCAGCGCTGCCACGTTGTGAAGTGAGCAAATCAGAGAACTTCTTTGagcttcagttccctcatctgcagGTGGGGCTGGTGAGACCCACCTTACTGGGCTGAGTTAGCGTAGAGTCATGGCCTCCAGGTCTAGGAGGTAGTCGCCAACAGCCCCCTTCCCTGCCCTTCTTCGGAGTTTCCCAGAGCGTCGATGGAATGCCAGGATGTAAGAATGTGACTTGGCAGGACCAGGTGGACTGATGCTGCGAGGAGCAGTGAGggcaggagggtgagggaggaaagGGTCAGAAGTCAGCTCCTTCCAGGGTTTTCTCCAGGACTGGGGCTTGAAGTTGGACCTGCAGCAGCTTATGTTCCTAGGTTCTAATTCTGGCTTTTCAGCTTCTGAGCTTGGGGGAATCCAGCCTTGGGTTCATAACCCAGAGCTTTAAGGTATTTGTGGCTTTTAGAGTTCAGATCCAACAGCCCGGCAGCAGCTGGTGTCAGGGAAATCTTAACAGCTTTCCTTTACTCCAGCACTTGCCTCTCATTGCCTTGTGCAGCAGGAGAAAACAGTGGCtactgtgagccaggcactgAACTGGGTGGGGGTAAGGGTACAGTGATGACACGAGTCAGTTACTTTCCTCAAGGAGGGAACATTCTCCTCTATATTGTTACCCTGAATCATTTTCTTCTGTAATCAGGGAGctggtgttttaaaaataattttaatgataacAGTAATAAGAATGAATATCATGTATTAAACACCTACCATCAGCCAGGCATTCACCAGAGCAATTTATACAGTTCTCCCTACAACTATCTTGGGCTACATATATTATTATCTGGATTTAGTATATGAGGAACTAGGCCCAGAGAGTTTAAGTATCCTGCTCAGGTCACACAGGCAGCTGGAAGTAGACTTCAGGTGTGTGTTACATTCCCTTTTTATATCTTCTCTGCTGAGGGAGACTCTTGTAAAGTATTGGTTGTCTGCAGAGGAAACGGCCCTTAGATGGTGGGATGGAAGAAATTGTCTTGCCCGATTCTCTGTAGCTCCTTTCAAAGCCTCCTTTCAGAGCTCCTGTATTTAGAAACTTCAAAACTTAGGactttacataaatatatatcttttgcCTAAGGGTTCTGTGTGTTCCACTCTGCCTTATGTGGTTTAGTAGGCTGATTTTCTCCTTATGTTGAGAAATAGCATATTTCATCCAAAAAATAACAGATCTTTTCATGTTAACGCCCTTGCTTGGAAGCCTTCATTGGCTTCCCCTCACAACCAGGAGAGGGTTCGGATGCCTTTGCGTGGGAGAGGGGGCCTTTCACAACCTAGCTTCTGCTGTCCAGCCGCATCCTTCACTCCTAGTATCAGGAAAGGCTGGGCTATGCTGCCTTAACAAACAGCACTACCATTTCAGTGGCTTACCGCAgggaagtttatttcttgctcatgccACGTCCCCACTGGGGGTCTGCAGGGGAGTTCCATTCCCTATGGATTTGGGCTGAAGAAGGCTTCATCTTGATGCATGCTTCTCCTTACGGTCTCGGCTGGGTAGAGGGAAGGCGGCAACTCATTCAGTGGCTCTCAGAGCATCCACCTGGAAGTGACACACTGTACTCCTGCTCATGCATCCTTGGCCGGAGCAAGTTACGTGGCCATGCCTAACTTTAAAGCTCTGTAATCCTGCCAAGTGTCTCGAAGGGAGAGAGCCAGGAATATTTGGGAAACAACACTAATGACTCGAACAGTCTCTCTTTCTGTTCACCAAATGTTTGGCTTACTGTCCTCCCACAGGCAGAATTCCACTCTCCTCAAGGGGGACGACCCTAAAGACCCACCTAGTCACGGTATATCAAGCTCACTTTCCAAGGAGCGGGTGATGCGTAGTAGACTCTATATCAGCTCCAGATGTGACTCTTCATCCAAAGGCAAGATATCTGCCTGGCATACCCTCAGTATGTAGCAGTGGGACAGAGATGGGATAACTGCAATGGACACACTGATCGGAAAGTGGAGGAATGGGACACCACAGTGGACATTAATCCAGAGCAGACACGTTGGGGACTCCCCTACCCAACACCCTGATTAGATGTGGATTCTGCTCCCTAAGTGTAGCTGCCCTAGCCACTGTTTTCTGTGAACCCTGGCCTTGACCTCTGAGAGAGTCTTCCTTCTGTACATCTAAAGCAGGCATAGGAAATAGTTTTTCAaaccagcttttaaaaataggGGTGGTGTTGGGGGAACAGAGTGATATTAAGTCTCAAATACAGTCTCCTTTAATCCAGGCTGATGTTCTTTTGGCAGTGCAACTCTCCCAAAAATGTAGGTTTCTTATCTATTTGATTCCAGGCGTTCCATGTGTCAATAGCCACAGCCAATTCTTTTCTAGACATGCCTCCATGGTTTGCCATGTTTCTTTGCTTTCTTGCTCTCCTGCCTGCTAATATCTCTCTCATTCATCTCATTTTCAtattctctctgtccctctctgtttctttgtcttgctGTCTCTCTGTCTATCTCTCTCCTGACTTGGCTTTGAGTGCTTTACGCTTATTGGGCTTAGGTGGGAGAGTCATACTTTTCCTCCcatttcctcccttttcccttttctctaatTGAAAGCATATGCTCAGTAACATCTTAATTTATCCAGAGGTTTAAACAATAGGTTTGAGGCCATACCTTTGACTTGAGCCATACTTCAGGGCTGATTTTAACTAGCCGTTTCTTGCTGAAAATCTTCCTTAATTTTACGAGTTGAGATTGAGAAACAATAGCCTCCTCTAACCCTCCATAACTCTGAATTTATAGATTGTCCCTAGTCTCTTTCATTCCTGCTTGCAAACTGGCCAGATCTTCTCTGagctcatctctctctctttttttttataaatttatttattttatttatttttggctgtgttgggtctttgttgctgcgtgcgggctttctctagttgtggagagcgggggctactctttgttgtggtgcatgggcttctcattgctgtagcttctcttgttgcggagcatgggctctaggcacgtgagcttcagtagttgtggcacacgggctcagtagttgtggctcatgagctctagagcacaggctcagtagttgtagcgcacgagcttagttactccacggcatgtgggattttccctgaccagggctcgagcccgtgtcccctgcattggcaggcagattcttaaccactgcaccaccagggaagcccctgtattggCTTTAAAAGCTTCCTCCAAGAAGTGACATGTTACTTATGTTTACATAGTATTGATCAAAAACTAGTCACATGACCATGTCTTACTTAAAAGGTGCAGGAAAGTGCAATCCTACTATGCACTTGGAAGTTAAGATCTGGAAATGCACACCGCTGTATAGGCCAGGTTATGCTCTGGTAGCGATCCAAAAACCTTACTGAATGACAACCATGGAattatttctcactcatgctgCATGCCCATTATGGGTTGGTTGTGTCTCTGCTTCAGACACATCATTTTTGCTCTGGGACCTTTTCTGAAACATTGCTGATTGCCATGGCAGACAGCAAAGAACATGGTGCTTAAAGCTTCTACTGAAAACAGTTTCATGTGGCCAAGCCTGTTGTCAGTGGGGAGAGGCAGCAAGTATTTGCAAATAGTAATACAGTATACCACGCCCTACACTACACATTCCTCCCATTCCTATGAGTCTCAGCTACCCTAAACATTTTCCATACCTCTGACATTTTCctggttttccatttattttcatccttAATCAAAATGCCAcctggcaaactcctactcaCCCTTCAAGACCCTGCTCAAATAATTGCTCCCTCTGAAGCTTGCTGTTACCCCATCTCTCACCCTCAAGTAGTTATTATCTTCTTTGGCTCCCATCACACTGGGTACAGACCCGAAGCTGAGAATGTACATCACGTGTTCTTGTAAATGTCTTCTTACACCCTGACTCCACATCCAGGAACTGTGTCttactcatttttatatttccaatgcttaatgcagtgcctggcacacggaaGGATAGAAGggactcaataaatgcttattgatgagtttcttaaaaatagtattttctatAGCAGAATTAAGGGTGTGTTTTAATAGTCAAATAGCAACAGTAACTTGTTTAAATACATAAAGCTTCTAACAAATTCCCCTGCTGAACCTTCCCTAAGCACATCCTATTGGACTTGGGATAAAACCCAAATTCTTTACTTTGCCTATAAGATCTCACATGACCTGGGTTATCCTACCTCACCAGCCTGAAATTACTAGTACTTCTCTCCTCACTATTCTGCAGCCACACTGGCTATGattgtatcagtcaggatagCCTAGGTTATGTTCCAGTAAAAAAACAACTCCAGATCTCAGTGACTTAAGacaaaaaagttttatttctcgCTTCTGCTCCATGTCCATCAAAAGTTGTCAGGCAGTCTGATCACTTTGGCTTCCCCTGGGATCCAGCCTGATGGAGTACGCACTTTCAGGAACATTACAGACCTCATGGTAAAGGGAAAGGGAGCTTTGAAGGGCTCTAGCCAGGCAATTAGGCACATTTGCGGGAGAATGTCACATGTCACTTCTTACAATTCATTGGCTAAAACTAGTCTAATGGCCCCACCCAGCCACAAGTTGACCAGGAAATGCCATCCTATTTGTCTGGAAGGCGGAGAGCTGCAAATCTTTGGCAACCAGTCCTAATGACTCCCACACTGGACTTCTTCAGTTCCTCAAACAAGACAGACTGTTTCTTGCCTAAGAACCCTTATATGAGCCctcctacctcttccctgttccttggtcaatttttatttctttagaagtTAGCTTAAATGACACTTAAAGAGGCTTTCTTTTATATTACACCCCTGTACCCACCCCCATCTAAATTAGGTTCctctcttctgccttttcataagtctctgtgttttttctttataacagtTGGGATTTCAGGAGGGTGATAAATCACACCCTCTTTCGTTCCCTCCTGAGTTCAGAACCAGCTGAAAGTTAGATACAGGAATCAGATGAATGTGGATTGCATGCCCACTCGATAGCTGATATAGGCTAGATTGGAGGGCATGGCAGACATGAGGCCACAATGGGTTTCCTCATGTTTCATCCTAAATTAAACTTACCCACGGGTCCCTGGCAAAGGCGGGCAGTTGCAGGCCTTTTCCAAATGGACAGTCAGTGTTTGCATCCTGTAGACAAATTCATTCTGAGAAGAGAGAACAGATGGCTGAGATGGGCCCGCTTTTGTATACACCATCCCCCTTACGGTGATGTCTTTTCAGCACTCAGAACGTCTGCAAAACTTAAGGGATCATAAAGGGCCCTTTAGAAGCCACCTTCCAAGTTCTGCCCTTTTCCCAATGTAGGAATCCCTTTGACAGTATCTTCACTACTTAAGTGCTTCTAGCGATCCTCAGAGCTGGGGAGTGATGTCTACTGAATGCTGCCAAATGGACCTCACTGGGAATATTATGGACATGAAACTGGGGGAAGCAATTTTGATCAGTCAGAGAGATCTCAGAGAAGGTCAGCCGAATGGTGAGAAGCCAGAAACTATGACCCGTGGAGAAGAATTGAAGGAACTGGGAATATTTacccaaggggaaaaataaaaaaccgTGAGACCATGTAGAGAAGTCTCCAAATAGTTGTGCAGCTATCACATGGGGGAGTTCACTTATTTTGCAGGTTTTGAGGTCAGAGCAAGGGTAATGACTAGAAGTTAGAGAGGAAAACTCGGCTATCTTTAAGGAAGAACTTTCTGAAGTTATAGTTATTTATCAATGTGATAGTTGCCTTAAAAGTAGAATGGAAATTCAtccattcaatacatatttaccgcttactatgtgccagacactatactGGGTTAGTTTATGATAATTCCTAGTGAGCCCGTAGTAACTTGCAATATTCAAGTTATActttgttttcaaagttcatgaaaacctttaaaaatattctcttttagAATTTGTCTGGGAGTGGACACCAATAttagtggcatttttttttctcaattctagaactgacattttttttttcctctcaaaattTGAAAACCTAAGATGATATTTTCTCATGTCCAGTGTTAGTTAGGTGAACATTCTTCGATAAAAACaattgttgggaattccctggcagtccagtggttaggacttcgggctttcactgccgagggcccgggttcaatccctggtcggggaactaagggcctgcaagctgcacagcatggccaaaaaaaaaaaaagtgtttttagtGTCCATAAGTCAAAATTACCTGTACTTGGGATCACTTAAGACTAGATACTCCCTTACCATTTGGGGCAGAAGAACTACAAAGTGTTCCCCaaactccttttcctttcctcctgagCATACTGCTCAACTACATTTTCCGGCCTCCTTTGTAATTAGGTGTGGCCACATGGCTGAGTTTTAACCAGTGCAAAGGGGGTTAATGTGATGTGTGCCACTTACCGGTCTGGCTCATAAAACCATCTCTCCCCATCTTCAGGGACATAGAGAAGGGCAGAGCCACAGGTGGAAGGAGCCTGGATCTTTGAATGACCACATGGAAGATTCATTGCCCACCGGCCAGGATTATTTGCACTGGATTTTGCCTGAATGAGAAATCAAATTTACTGTTGAAACACCGAGATTTTGGAGTATATATGTTAAAGCTGCTAGTGTCTTCTCATTCCAACTGGTGCTGCAGGATGCCCTCAAAGAGAGAAGACATGTGGAACTGAAGTTAGGGATTTTGTTCTGCCCTTTTCTGTTAGAAGAGCATTAGTGGAGCAGGCAGAAGTGAAAGACATAGCACTTAATTACACACTGATGCTTCCTTGTGCTCATGTTTTCTTCCCAACTAATTTATAAACTTCATGAGACGTGTTGCAATGTCTTACCTCCTCTTTTATATTTAATCTTTTGGTGGATATTTATAGAGAAATGCCAGGTGCTTTGAGGATTTCAGAAGAAATATAGGTAACACATAGTGTTAAAtgttattcatttactcaacaatttTTGAGAATTCACTCCGGGCCAGCCACTGGGAAGCATTGGTGAACAAAAGCTATGGTACCTGCCCACAAGTTGGGGTATAGCAAGGAAAATAGAGATAAAGGGGCAAGACTAGTCAAGCATGATAATGCTGTGAGAAAGAAGGACAGGATATTCTGGATGCACGTGGAAGGGACATCTGACAAGGGTGGCAGTCAGAGAATTGTCCTCTATTAAGgtgatgaagaaattgagacccccaaggatgaataggagtagccagaagaagaggagactgGAGAGAGAGTGCTCTAGGAATAGGGAATGCATGTACAAAGGCTTGGATATGGGGCTTGAAGATGGGGTGTGTCTGGAGGGACCAGAAGGTAAGCTGGAAAGGAAGAATGGAGAGGATGAGCATGAGAAGAGGAACTTATAATATATAAGGAACTTATATATTATAAGAGGaacttatataatatataagtatGAGGCATATACTTAATAAATGCAAACAGAAAGCCTTTTACTATACGTGTATGAATTTACCTAGGAGGAAATGTGGCTGATTAATCATCAAGATGTCAACAGTTGTGGTATTTgggtaatttcttttttcctctttatgctTCTCTGTTTGTTTTAAAACTTTCCACAGTAAACACGTATTGcacttggaattaaaaaaatcaaagtgtaTTTTCTTCTTAGTTGTGATTGTACCTGCTGGGCCCCATCGGATCTTCAGAACAGTCATCTGagcaaactgaggtccagagctgATACACAGTGATGTTAGAATTAGCTTTCCTCTGGTTCCATTCAGCCTACTTCCTCTCCATTGTGCCTGCCTCCCCTGCAGTATCTAAGTACTGATGATGGCTTTTCCTGGAACTACTGACTTTAGTGCCAGGTCACGTGTTCGTGTGTATGTTGTTTGCAACTTGGAGAAATTGGATCCAAGTCCTCATGATCCTGCCCTCCTAAGAGGCTTTTCACACGCAAAAGATGGTCCTCCACCTCCTGGTCTACATCCTTGGACCTCTCTTTTCTGTGATGCTCTCCTGTCCTTTGCCTAGTGAGGGAGGAAATTGTTTCTCATTATTCTGTCAACCCACATCTTGATTGACTAGTGTGTTGGTGCTTGGCCAAACCAgtgacaatgaagacccaaacaTTTAAAAGTCTTGAAACACTGTATTAACATTCTCTAAGTTATGTTACGGCGACAAACCACCTCCCAAATCTCAGAGGCTTAAAACGACATGAGTTCAATTCATGCGCATGTTACATTTCCATCCTGATTTTAGGGCTTAGCTCTTTACTCTGAGACTCTGGGTGAAGAAGTGGCCCCCTTGAAGAAGTGACCCCCATCTGAGATATTGCTGGTGTGTGtcacagggaagagagagaggtgaCACCGGGGGATAGTTCTTAAAGCCTTGCCCACAGTCACTTCTGCTCACCTTTGATTGGCCAGAGTGTGTCACAGGGCCGATAGGGAGGGGCAGCCAATGTTTTGACAGATACCTTCTCAGCTCTCGAAATCTCTGCTTCTGTATCTATAAATGGAAATAGGTATAAAACATTATGGGATATTCAAACCATGGAATATCATGtggccattttaaaaaaatgagttaattgcccttaaaaaaaagtgtgttgaCCTGAGAAAAGCCCATGATGTAGCATTAGGTGAAGAACGCAAGTTGCCAGTAAAGTGTATAGCTTGATGTCATGTTTGCATAAATTTAGAAAACCTATATCTGAGCATATTTGTTTGCATGAGGATATTAATAAAAACAGCTAATGTTTAAGGAATGCTTACATCATATGCCGattctgtgctaagtgctttttgCGTGCAtttgctcatttaatccttgcaaaaCCCAGAGAAAAGAGTAGAAAGTTATATTGAATAGTTATTATCAGCTATCTTACTTGGGGGTAGGATTAGagagtttttatttacttttaaaagtaaatgattTCTGTACATTTTTACTGATCACAGTAGGTGGATTAATCAGCTTTTGTGATAAAAGAAACCACAGTAATAT includes these proteins:
- the LOC132503006 gene encoding uncharacterized protein LOC132503006, which codes for MTSSPEVGKYHPPRALGPRHLARFPRLLGPAYPAFPPRALNFSPLPSEAASARVRPARGSHRGSGGTRTQAGRQAQSAGKDCKSYFLFHFLSNGPELVLVAPGLVFWGAPGEPLLQPPPGGESPAALALLTAWRAATVRPGKSGERLQRQEVSRPGGQETSGRRVPERTFAKLSFAKEAAAAAVEKRRWQREEDVRSASLEPVAELGRARAAAAGRPLPLAAEEGTVFGVGAAETRRRPATAGSALPAAAGKRVRPRAPRNLWARESYGSDRDFSKPGGARERTSKSAGGVLTLRSPGASR